The Lolium perenne isolate Kyuss_39 chromosome 6, Kyuss_2.0, whole genome shotgun sequence genome segment TCGAGTCGGAGAACCCGCTCAAGCCCATCAGCCTCTACATCAACTCCCCGGGCGGCGTCGTCACCGCGGGCCTCGCGATCTACGACACCATGCAGTACATCCGGTGCCCCGTCAACACCATCTGCATCGGACAGGCCGCCTCCATGGGGTCGCTCCTGCTCGCCGCCGGCGCGCGCGGGGAGAGGCGGGCGCTGCCCAACGCCAGGATCATGATCCACCAGCCCTCGGGTGGGGCGCAGGGCCAGGCCACCGACATCGCCATCCAGGCCAAGGAAATCCTCAAGCTGCGCGACCGCCTCAACAAGATCTACGCCAAGCACACGGGCCAGAAGATCGACAAAATCGAGGACTGCGTGGAGCGTGATCTCTTCATGGACCCCCAGGAGGCCCTCGAATGGGGGCTTATAGACGAGGTCATTGAGAACCGCCCAGCTTCCCTCATGCCTGAGGGCCTCAGCGCCGTTGACCCGCCTCACCACGGTGGGGGTGGCGGCGGCAACGGACGTGACAGGGACATGGAGGAGCCCTCGGCTGTATAAGGGGTGGCCGCAGAGGTGAAAACCTTTTTCTGAATCCGGGAACTATGTTGTTTGTTGTTAGATCTATGTTTTGATTCCTAATACAGCAACAGGTTAACTGTGTTATCGCCCATGTTGTTTCAATTGCCTGAATTGAGCTATTGCTGATATTTATTGCAACTCGTAAAGTGAACTGCAATCATTTGATACTGACGAATTGATAGAATGTCTGTTAAACGATCTATTTTCATATCGCGGCACTAGAAGTATGTTCTTTCTTTTTTGCACATAAACTTCTCTTCGATTTGTGTCAAGACCAGTTAAGATTTATGACAAGGTTTAATTTATACATGGTATCATGTTCTTTGAGATGTATCAGTTTGTCATCCTTTTCCTGTCTGCTTAGATTTGCTAACCTGCATGCGCCAAACACTGGTATGAATGAGTTACCATTCTTTTCCTGTCTGCTTAGATTTGCTAATCCACATACACCAAACACTATGACAGTGTAGTGTTCTGCTTCACAGCAAGTTTAATTTAACAGAATCATCCTAGCCAAGAAGCCGTAGCAGAATTGTATTTTATGCAGAATCATGTACTTATGCTGTTATATTAGGAGCACAGTGTTCAGAGATCGCTGGATTAACTGATTTTGGAGAAATGGTTTTGCATGCCTAGAAGTGTTACTATTTTTGGTAAACCACCACATGTCTGGAATTGTCACTATTTGTTTTAGCTATAAAATTTGGAGATCAAACTTTAAGCCTGGTTGGTGTCTAGTTAGTAGCTGAGCTTGGACACAATTATTCATGAGGTTGCTTCATCCTTGAGCTATCATAGTCATGAGTTCTAACATTGCACCGCGAGAAGGTCTTGGACTATTGCCAATCTTCGTATATTGTATACTTGCAGCACTTTGCTCAATATAACTGTTCTCAACATTGGCATATATATTATGTATGCTGAGGTTAATGGGTATGAACCAGACCAGGTTCT includes the following:
- the LOC127306994 gene encoding uncharacterized protein — encoded protein: MTTTTIANLAGASPLPTFAPRPRSRPNSVSPCPAAPAAPRRLAVAAPPRAFFSREPYQPQLPEPAGYSSTQAYGLVPMVVETTSRGERAYDIFSRLLKERIVCIHGPIADDTASLVVAQLLFLESENPLKPISLYINSPGGVVTAGLAIYDTMQYIRCPVNTICIGQAASMGSLLLAAGARGERRALPNARIMIHQPSGGAQGQATDIAIQAKEILKLRDRLNKIYAKHTGQKIDKIEDCVERDLFMDPQEALEWGLIDEVIENRPASLMPEGLSAVDPPHHGGGGGGNGRDRDMEEPSAV